The nucleotide sequence GATGGTGAGAAAGCACCTTGCGCACCGCGGATTCCGAATCCAGGGCGCCGGTTTGCCGGGCGGTCCCAAATAAAATACGCGCCACATGGGGCATGAAAAACATCTCGCCCACTGCAAATCGCAGCATCCGGTCCTCCCAGGCCCCGGTCTGCCGGCCCCTGACCGGAATCAGGATTCGCTCCTCAAAAGCCATGAGCAGGTAGTCGTGCTTTTCCTCGTCAGACAGGGGGATTTGCTCGGTGTAAACGTTTTCCGATTCCAGGGCGGCATCAATTAACACGGCCATCATCTGGCATTCCTGTTCTGAAAGTTTTACGGAAAGTGCCCCGGCAAGACGGTTGATCGGATTCTTATCAGTTTCCATGACAATAACCTCCCTTTCATGGTGGAATGACAGGCTGAAAACAGAAATCAGGGATGGATAGCGGCGGAGGATTCCTTTGTTTCTTATACTTAATCCAATACTATAGTTATCATTCAAAAGGGCCGCAAGGATAAAAAAGGGCAGACCTTGGACGCCGGTCCAAAACGGGCGCCTGTTGCGCTTTCGTGCATTGACATTTGATTCGGGTTATGGAAGAGTAATTACTTTATTTGTAAACCGCATTGAATTCAATCGGCTGTGGAGGAAAAAATGGCGGCAACAGACAAGCTGCAGCACCCGGATGTCACTCCTGAAATGATCCGGGAAATCGATGATATTATTGAATCCCAGAAAAATGCCCCGGGCGCGGTGATTCCGGTTTTGCGCATGAGCCAGGACGTGGTGGGCTATCTGCCGGTGGAGGTGATTGATTACATCAGCGCCGGGCTCAATATCCCCTCCAGCGATGTATACGGGGTGGCCACGTTTTATTCCCTGTTTTCCCTGACGCCCAAGGGCCGGCACAGGATCCGGGCCTGCCTGGGAACGGCCTGTTATGTCAAGGGCATCAAGGAGGTCATGGGCCGGATCAGCAAGGAGTTTGACCTGGAGGTGGGCGGCACCACCGAAGACCGGCGGTTTTCCCTGGAAGCGGTGCGCTGTCTTGGGGCATGCGGGCTGGCCCCGGTTGTGGTGGTGGACCAGGATACCTACGGCGGTATTTCCGCAGACCAGGTATCCGGGATTCTGGAAAAATACGAATAGTCGTCGGGCTGCGCATCAGGGCGTGGATGCGTTTTTCATCCGATTTTTGTATACTGACACGGACTGGAATATTTTCGGGAGAGAATCATGGATCAGGCGAGACTTCATTTGATGCTTTGCGGCGGCACCGGCTGCCATGCCAGCGGCAGCAAAAGTTTTCATGAAGCGCTGGATGCGGAATTGAAAAACCAGGGGCTTGAAAAGGAAGTCCGGGTGATTGAAACAGGCTGCAACGGGTTTTGCGCCCTTGGGCCGGTTATGCTGGTGCAGCCGGAGGGGATTTTTTATCAGCAGCTCAAGGCCGACGACGCTGCCGAACTCGTGGAGTCCCATTTTTTAAAGGGCCGTCCGGTGCAGCGGCTGATGTACCGGGATCCTGTATCCAAAAAGACCATGGCCCACATGGACGAAATTCCCTTTTTCGCCCACCAGATGATCTGGGCCATGCGCAACAAGGGCCTGATTGACCCGGAAAGCATTGACGAATACATTGCCAGGGACGGCTATTTCGGCATGGCAAAAGCCCTGACCGAGATGAGCAGCGAAGATATCATTGGGGAGATCAAGGCATCCGGCCTGCGCGGCCGGGGCGGCGCCGGTTTTCCCACGGGCGTGAAGTGGGGGTTTGCGGCACAGGCCAAAAGCGATGTCAAGTATGTTCTGTGCAATGCCGACGAGGGCGATCCGGGGGCGTTTATGGATCGCAGCATCCTGGAGGCGGATCCCCATGCAGTGCTCGAAGGTATGATCATTGCTGCAAAGGCCATCAACGCCACCCAGGGATATATCTACTGCCGCACGGAATATCCCCTGGCCATCCAGCGCCTGAGCCTGGCCATTGAAAAAGCGCGGGACTACGGCCTGCTGGGCGAGGATATTTTGGGCAGCGGGTTTGGTTTTGACGTGGATATCTACCAGGGCGCGGGCGCATTTGTGTGCGGCGAGGAAACCGCCCTGATGCGTTCCATCGAGGGCAGGCGCGGCATGCCGCGTCCCCGGCCTCCGTTTCCCGCCAACAAGGGGCTCTGGGACAAGCCCACGGTTTTAAACAATGTGGAAACCCTGGCCAATGTCGGGCAGATCATGTTAAACGGCGGCCAGTGGTATGCCAGCGTGGGCACCGAGAGCAGTAAGGGAACCAAGGTTTTTGCCATTTCCGGCGATA is from Desulfosalsimonas propionicica and encodes:
- the nuoF gene encoding NADH-quinone oxidoreductase subunit NuoF, which codes for MDQARLHLMLCGGTGCHASGSKSFHEALDAELKNQGLEKEVRVIETGCNGFCALGPVMLVQPEGIFYQQLKADDAAELVESHFLKGRPVQRLMYRDPVSKKTMAHMDEIPFFAHQMIWAMRNKGLIDPESIDEYIARDGYFGMAKALTEMSSEDIIGEIKASGLRGRGGAGFPTGVKWGFAAQAKSDVKYVLCNADEGDPGAFMDRSILEADPHAVLEGMIIAAKAINATQGYIYCRTEYPLAIQRLSLAIEKARDYGLLGEDILGSGFGFDVDIYQGAGAFVCGEETALMRSIEGRRGMPRPRPPFPANKGLWDKPTVLNNVETLANVGQIMLNGGQWYASVGTESSKGTKVFAISGDINNIGLVEVPMGISLRKMIYDIGGGIPNKRKFKAVQLGGPSGGCIPEKYLDTPVDYEEIAKVGAIMGSGGVIVMDEKTCMVDMARFFMDFIQEESCGKCTPCREGTRRILEILEKISEGRGEPGDIETLEELSEVIKSSSLCGLGQTAPNPVLSTLNYFRDEYYAHVYEKRCPAKRCVALLKFTVDPDKCKKCGLCFKACPTGAVQWEKKQPASIDKEKCIQCMACYDACRFDAIE
- the nuoE gene encoding NADH-quinone oxidoreductase subunit NuoE, producing the protein MAATDKLQHPDVTPEMIREIDDIIESQKNAPGAVIPVLRMSQDVVGYLPVEVIDYISAGLNIPSSDVYGVATFYSLFSLTPKGRHRIRACLGTACYVKGIKEVMGRISKEFDLEVGGTTEDRRFSLEAVRCLGACGLAPVVVVDQDTYGGISADQVSGILEKYE